The following proteins are co-located in the Sporosarcina pasteurii genome:
- a CDS encoding lipopolysaccharide assembly protein LapB, translating into MNKKRVSENRKVISFIPDGEFYYKKAIQAMQRDCFEEAHKYLKRATELSPGDPLILMQYGVLVMEEGRFHDAQEILQQAYTLDTNASEIVFYLAEVHAHLGLLSEAKAYAEKYLIMDVSGPFNDEAKEIIDFAEQNEPSLDEEDSEVLLLQEKARRQMETGEFKEAIDLLEAIITDYPDFWAAYNNLALAYFYVGKKKEANDVLHDVLEQNKGNLHALCNLAVFYYYEKNEEQLAGLLELLLKLKPYLVEHRYKLGATFALVGKHKEAFSLLRQLQKQGFEGDAGFYFWLSHSAYLMGHENIARKAYATLLEMDPTKEGYEPWRDIEKELSPDSVEHDRQFLLNKIQNQYRSERMLGFYLLGKSAHKQEILSHPSYIKIEELSEVEKLFLASGIRNELLPEGAFEKAFTRALETTELLYEQYGPLDYESTHLFQMWFTLCEKAISVSYEFPNPAALASAADYMFQSARYSGVTKIGMAKKYGVSTPTLTKYVNELIEFLPHLNG; encoded by the coding sequence TTGAATAAGAAGCGAGTTTCAGAAAATAGGAAAGTTATATCGTTCATCCCAGACGGTGAATTTTATTATAAAAAAGCGATACAAGCAATGCAACGCGATTGTTTTGAAGAGGCGCATAAATATTTGAAGCGGGCAACAGAGCTGAGTCCTGGAGATCCGTTAATTCTAATGCAATATGGTGTGCTCGTTATGGAAGAAGGACGTTTTCACGATGCACAAGAAATTTTACAACAAGCCTATACGTTAGATACGAATGCGTCAGAGATTGTCTTTTATTTGGCGGAAGTCCATGCACATCTCGGGCTTTTATCAGAAGCTAAGGCATACGCTGAAAAATATTTAATTATGGATGTTAGTGGACCCTTTAACGATGAAGCGAAAGAGATTATTGATTTTGCCGAACAGAATGAGCCATCATTGGACGAAGAGGATAGTGAAGTCCTATTACTTCAGGAAAAGGCACGCCGACAAATGGAAACAGGAGAATTTAAAGAAGCCATTGATTTATTAGAGGCGATTATTACGGACTATCCAGACTTTTGGGCAGCCTATAATAATTTAGCACTTGCTTATTTTTATGTCGGGAAAAAGAAGGAAGCAAATGATGTGCTGCATGATGTGTTAGAGCAGAACAAAGGTAATCTCCATGCATTATGTAATCTTGCAGTGTTTTATTATTACGAAAAAAATGAGGAGCAATTGGCAGGGCTTCTAGAATTACTGTTGAAATTAAAGCCATACTTAGTGGAGCACCGATATAAATTAGGTGCGACATTTGCGCTTGTTGGGAAGCATAAAGAGGCATTTTCTTTGTTACGTCAACTTCAAAAGCAAGGGTTTGAAGGAGATGCAGGTTTTTACTTCTGGCTATCTCACTCCGCATATTTAATGGGGCATGAAAACATTGCTAGGAAGGCATACGCAACACTGCTCGAAATGGATCCCACAAAAGAAGGGTATGAGCCTTGGCGAGACATTGAAAAAGAGTTGTCTCCTGATTCAGTGGAACACGATCGACAGTTTTTGCTTAATAAAATTCAAAACCAATATCGTAGTGAGAGAATGCTTGGATTTTATTTGCTTGGAAAATCGGCACATAAACAAGAGATACTTTCACATCCTTCTTATATAAAGATTGAAGAATTAAGTGAAGTTGAAAAGTTGTTTTTAGCGAGCGGGATTCGTAATGAGTTATTACCTGAAGGGGCTTTCGAAAAAGCTTTTACTCGTGCCCTTGAAACGACAGAGCTATTGTATGAACAATACGGGCCATTGGATTATGAATCGACTCATCTATTTCAAATGTGGTTTACACTTTGTGAAAAGGCAATCAGTGTTTCGTATGAATTTCCGAATCCAGCTGCACTCGCATCTGCCGCTGATTATATGTTTCAATCCGCGAGATATTCCGGTGTGACAAAAATTGGGATGGCGAAAAAGTATGGGGTTTCAACACCGACTTTGACGAAATATGTCAATGAACTCATTGAGTTTTTACCGCATTTAAATGGTTAA
- the ppaX gene encoding pyrophosphatase PpaX produces the protein MAKKITTLLFDFDGTLLDTNELIMRTFEHVLNKHYPGQYGREEILPFLGPTLHETFGSINPEKTEQLVSEYREWNIANHDELSKEFDGVSETLRLLKAEGYKMAIVSTKKNNMVHRGLDLLDADGVFDTVIGLDDVSNPKPDPEPILLALKRLGADKEEALMIGDNYHDIVGGQNAGVQTAGVAWSAKGEEFLQKYNPDHMLQHISDLIPLLKGNQG, from the coding sequence ATGGCTAAAAAAATTACGACGTTATTATTTGATTTTGACGGAACTTTGTTGGATACGAATGAGTTAATTATGCGTACGTTTGAACATGTATTGAATAAACATTATCCGGGACAGTACGGTAGAGAAGAAATATTACCTTTTTTAGGACCGACTTTACATGAAACATTCGGGTCTATTAACCCCGAGAAAACTGAACAGCTTGTCAGTGAATACCGTGAATGGAATATTGCTAATCACGATGAACTGTCGAAGGAATTTGACGGAGTTTCGGAAACACTCCGCTTGTTAAAAGCTGAAGGGTATAAAATGGCGATTGTATCGACGAAGAAAAATAATATGGTGCATAGAGGATTGGATCTTTTAGATGCGGACGGCGTTTTTGATACGGTTATCGGACTCGATGATGTGTCAAATCCAAAACCAGATCCTGAGCCGATATTGTTGGCGCTCAAACGATTAGGTGCGGATAAGGAAGAGGCATTGATGATTGGTGACAATTACCATGACATTGTAGGCGGGCAAAATGCTGGTGTACAAACGGCTGGTGTAGCTTGGTCGGCAAAAGGTGAAGAGTTCTTACAAAAGTATAACCCTGATCATATGTTGCAACATATTAGTGATTTAATTCCACTCTTAAAGGGAAATCAAGGATGA
- a CDS encoding DUF4097 family beta strand repeat-containing protein, which yields MQEKRKRILTMLENGAISMDEALTLLENLSTENQDNNQNQAEKPNQDNNQNQAEKPKQDENKNQASVIDKAKEQETTDQTQELKQSQEPKRSTFEQKDNESEKQKEDQPSADEFLDDLRKDFSTVGDRFMQFMQTAVQKVKDFDLEAPFGKSVIFSHSKTKDAEGIEEILMHIDNGKVTVHKSEEEEIRAEFTVKAYNSETEEAAKKDFLEKVLFVTDDNKLRVSSDMKMMQVNLDLYIPHKRYKKMSVRLMKGSFKIKDIEFNSIRVKTAHGKIEASQLTFEQAEFETANGAIHLTELTGETIDAEALNGRVYIDGELKEVEAQSLNGHVVVTTTSNEAEIVEAKTMSGSVELYIPSTIAISGEVASNIGKLDLQLEDIERTSEQDHLLQRTIRFTKDITDSKKKLHVFGEAKTGSVLVRYNP from the coding sequence ATGCAAGAGAAAAGAAAACGGATTTTGACGATGTTGGAGAACGGTGCAATTTCAATGGACGAAGCGCTAACGTTACTGGAAAATCTCAGTACAGAAAACCAAGATAATAATCAAAACCAAGCAGAGAAACCAAACCAAGATAATAATCAAAACCAAGCAGAGAAACCAAAACAAGATGAAAATAAAAACCAAGCATCAGTGATAGATAAGGCTAAAGAACAGGAAACAACTGACCAAACCCAAGAGCTAAAGCAATCCCAAGAGCCGAAACGATCGACCTTTGAACAGAAAGATAACGAATCAGAAAAACAGAAAGAAGACCAACCATCCGCAGATGAATTTCTGGATGATTTGCGAAAAGACTTTTCAACTGTAGGCGACCGATTCATGCAGTTTATGCAAACGGCTGTTCAAAAAGTGAAAGACTTTGATTTAGAGGCTCCTTTTGGCAAATCCGTTATTTTTAGCCATTCAAAGACAAAGGATGCTGAAGGCATTGAGGAAATTTTAATGCATATCGACAATGGAAAAGTGACCGTCCATAAAAGCGAGGAAGAAGAGATTCGCGCAGAATTTACTGTGAAAGCGTATAATAGTGAAACTGAAGAAGCTGCTAAAAAAGATTTCTTAGAAAAGGTTTTATTTGTCACGGATGATAATAAATTAAGAGTTTCCAGCGATATGAAAATGATGCAAGTAAACCTTGATTTGTATATTCCACATAAACGATACAAAAAAATGTCAGTTCGTCTCATGAAAGGTTCCTTTAAAATAAAAGATATAGAATTTAATTCCATTCGGGTAAAAACGGCCCACGGTAAAATAGAAGCCAGTCAGTTAACATTCGAGCAGGCTGAATTCGAAACGGCCAATGGTGCAATCCATTTAACTGAGTTGACGGGAGAAACGATAGATGCCGAGGCCTTAAATGGCCGGGTTTATATTGATGGTGAATTAAAAGAAGTGGAAGCTCAATCGTTAAATGGTCATGTCGTGGTGACGACGACAAGCAACGAGGCGGAAATAGTTGAAGCGAAAACGATGAGTGGTTCTGTAGAATTATATATTCCATCCACGATTGCCATTTCTGGAGAAGTTGCATCAAATATCGGAAAACTAGATTTACAATTAGAAGACATCGAGCGCACATCTGAACAAGATCATTTGCTTCAACGTACGATTCGATTTACTAAAGATATTACAGATAGTAAGAAAAAACTCCATGTATTTGGCGAAGCAAAAACAGGGTCCGTCCTCGTTCGATACAATCCTTAA
- the hprK gene encoding HPr(Ser) kinase/phosphatase: MASVTVADIQHALELKLRAGDRGLQRNIYKSDISRPGLEMAGYFNFYPAERVQLLGKTELSFFASLGIEEKIDRMERLCSEHTPAVIVAHGMDVPKELIQQAEKVGIPVLETEVPTTRFSGMLTNFLEGKLAPMTSMHGVLVDVYGIGVLIRGKSGVGKSETALELVKRGHRLVADDLVEIREVSKNVLIGNAPKLIEHMLEIRGVGIIDIMNLFGASAVKSDKRILIVIDLELWDEDKVYDRLGLDEQKIKIMDTELTRLTVPVRPGRSLSVIIEVAAMDYRMKRLGINAAKEFSNRLDQAISEGHGEIPAEEMQ; this comes from the coding sequence ATGGCAAGTGTAACAGTAGCAGATATACAACATGCGTTAGAACTTAAACTTCGTGCAGGCGATAGAGGGCTTCAACGAAATATATATAAAAGTGATATTTCTAGACCTGGGCTTGAAATGGCAGGGTATTTTAATTTTTATCCTGCAGAGCGTGTGCAATTGCTCGGTAAAACAGAATTGTCTTTCTTTGCATCATTGGGAATAGAAGAGAAAATTGATCGAATGGAAAGACTTTGTTCTGAGCACACACCGGCGGTCATTGTTGCGCATGGAATGGACGTTCCAAAGGAATTAATTCAGCAAGCGGAAAAAGTTGGAATCCCAGTATTGGAGACAGAAGTACCGACGACACGTTTTTCGGGGATGTTGACGAATTTTTTAGAAGGTAAATTAGCACCGATGACATCGATGCATGGCGTGCTTGTTGATGTTTACGGAATAGGTGTGTTAATTAGAGGGAAAAGTGGCGTTGGTAAAAGTGAAACGGCACTTGAACTTGTGAAACGTGGGCATCGCCTAGTTGCGGATGACCTAGTTGAGATTAGAGAAGTATCCAAAAATGTATTAATTGGAAATGCGCCTAAGCTTATTGAGCATATGCTAGAAATCCGTGGTGTAGGGATTATCGATATTATGAATTTATTTGGCGCAAGCGCTGTGAAAAGTGATAAACGAATTTTAATTGTAATCGATTTAGAACTATGGGATGAGGATAAAGTATACGACCGTCTCGGCTTAGACGAGCAGAAAATAAAAATTATGGATACCGAATTGACGAGATTGACTGTTCCAGTTCGACCTGGACGTAGCTTGTCGGTCATTATTGAAGTCGCAGCAATGGATTATCGTATGAAACGACTTGGGATTAATGCAGCAAAAGAGTTTTCTAATAGACTGGATCAAGCAATTAGCGAAGGTCACGGTGAAATCCCAGCAGAGGAGATGCAGTAA
- the uvrA gene encoding excinuclease ABC subunit UvrA translates to MKNKEIVIQGARAHNLKNIDVNIPRDELVVVTGLSGSGKSSLAFDTIYAEGQRRYVESLSAYARQFLGQMDKPDVDVIEGLSPAISIDQKTTSRNPRSTVGTVTEIYDYLRLLYARIGKPVCPKHGIEITSQTVQQMVDRLMELPERTRIQVLAPIVKGRKGTHAKLFEDIRKEGYVRVRVNGETYDLDDNIELNKNKTHTIEVVIDRIVIKEDIAGRLSDSLESALRLAEGTVLIDVIDGEELLFSEHHACPMCGFSIGELEPRMFSFNSPFGACGECDGLGTKLEVDSLLVIPDDSLSLEEHAIAPWEPTSSQYYPELLKTVANHYGIAMDVPISEIPNDQLNKILHGSGNEKIRFQYTNEFGGTRDSDIYFEGVLSNIARRYRDTSSDYVRDQMEKYMAQRPCPTCKGYRLKAESLAVKVNDVHIGQVTERSIVEADNFFKTLNLSDKDRQIAELILREIEERLGFLINVGLDYLTLSRAAGTLSGGEAQRIRLATQIGSRLTGVLYILDEPSIGLHQRDNDRLISTLKSMRDIGNTLIVVEHDEDTMLAADYLIDMGPGAGAAGGTVVSAGTPDDVMNDSDSLTGDYLSGKKFISLPLERRPADGRKITIKGASENNLKKVNVDIPLGQFIAVTGVSGSGKSTLVNEVLYKTLAQKLNRAKLLPGKHKSITGLEELEKVIEIDQSPIGRTPRSNPATYTSMFDDVRDVFAATNEAKVRGYKKGRFSFNVKGGRCEACRGDGIIKIEMHFLPDVYVPCEICHGKRYNRETLEVRYKGKNIADVLGMTVEDALVFFENIPKIRRKLQTIVDVGLGYIKLGQPATTLSGGEAQRVKLASELHKRSNGKSIYILDEPTTGLHAHDIAKLLIVLQRLVDTGNTVLVIEHNLDVIKTVDHIIDLGPEGGDKGGQIIATGTPEEVAKVEKSYTGKYLKPILERDRQRMKKIIKDAETVAD, encoded by the coding sequence ATGAAAAACAAGGAGATTGTTATACAAGGAGCAAGGGCGCATAATTTAAAAAATATAGACGTCAATATTCCTCGTGATGAACTCGTCGTTGTGACGGGTTTATCGGGGTCGGGAAAATCATCCCTAGCATTTGATACCATTTACGCAGAAGGACAACGGCGATACGTTGAGTCTCTTTCCGCTTATGCACGTCAGTTTTTAGGCCAGATGGATAAGCCGGATGTCGATGTTATTGAAGGGTTATCACCAGCGATTTCAATCGACCAGAAAACAACGAGTCGAAATCCTCGTTCAACGGTTGGTACGGTAACGGAGATTTATGATTATTTACGTCTGCTCTATGCACGAATCGGGAAGCCTGTTTGTCCGAAGCACGGCATTGAAATTACTTCCCAAACGGTTCAACAGATGGTTGACCGTTTAATGGAATTACCGGAACGAACACGAATTCAAGTACTTGCGCCTATTGTGAAAGGGAGAAAAGGAACGCATGCAAAACTTTTTGAAGATATTCGAAAAGAAGGGTATGTTCGTGTTCGTGTCAACGGCGAAACGTACGACTTAGACGATAATATTGAGTTGAATAAAAATAAAACCCATACGATTGAAGTTGTAATTGATAGGATTGTAATAAAAGAAGACATTGCCGGACGTTTAAGTGATTCTTTAGAGTCAGCACTCCGCTTGGCAGAAGGCACCGTGCTCATCGATGTGATTGATGGTGAGGAGTTGCTATTTAGTGAGCATCATGCCTGTCCAATGTGTGGTTTTTCGATAGGTGAATTAGAACCACGCATGTTTTCATTTAACAGTCCATTCGGTGCATGTGGGGAATGTGATGGCCTCGGTACAAAATTAGAAGTGGATTCATTACTCGTCATCCCAGACGACTCTCTATCATTGGAAGAACATGCGATTGCACCGTGGGAACCGACGAGTTCACAATATTATCCGGAACTACTGAAAACAGTCGCAAACCATTACGGTATAGCGATGGATGTCCCAATCAGTGAAATTCCAAACGATCAGTTAAATAAAATTTTACACGGTTCAGGTAATGAAAAAATTCGTTTTCAGTATACAAATGAATTTGGCGGTACGCGAGATAGTGATATTTATTTTGAAGGTGTATTATCGAATATCGCACGTCGCTACCGGGACACGTCTTCGGATTATGTCCGGGACCAAATGGAAAAGTATATGGCACAGCGCCCATGTCCAACGTGTAAAGGGTACCGTCTAAAAGCAGAGTCTTTAGCGGTAAAGGTGAATGATGTCCATATCGGGCAAGTGACAGAACGTTCGATTGTGGAAGCAGATAACTTTTTTAAAACTTTGAACCTATCTGATAAAGATCGTCAAATTGCTGAATTAATTTTAAGAGAAATAGAAGAACGCCTAGGCTTTCTGATTAATGTAGGATTAGATTATTTAACTTTATCGAGAGCTGCCGGAACACTTTCTGGTGGAGAAGCCCAACGAATTCGATTGGCGACCCAGATTGGCTCTAGGTTAACAGGTGTCCTCTATATTTTAGATGAGCCTTCCATTGGGCTTCATCAACGCGATAATGATCGACTCATCTCTACTTTAAAAAGTATGCGAGATATCGGAAATACGCTTATCGTTGTTGAACATGATGAAGATACGATGCTAGCAGCTGATTACTTGATTGATATGGGGCCTGGAGCAGGTGCTGCAGGTGGAACGGTTGTGTCAGCAGGTACACCTGATGATGTGATGAATGATTCGGATTCTTTAACCGGTGATTATTTAAGTGGTAAGAAGTTTATATCGTTGCCACTCGAAAGACGTCCAGCAGATGGTCGGAAAATTACAATTAAAGGTGCATCAGAAAATAACTTGAAAAAAGTCAATGTGGATATTCCACTAGGTCAGTTTATTGCGGTGACTGGCGTTTCGGGCTCAGGAAAAAGCACGCTTGTGAATGAAGTGCTTTACAAAACGTTAGCCCAAAAGCTAAATCGAGCAAAGCTGTTGCCAGGGAAACATAAATCGATTACTGGATTAGAAGAACTTGAAAAAGTGATTGAAATTGACCAATCCCCAATCGGACGGACACCGAGGTCAAATCCTGCGACTTATACGAGTATGTTTGATGATGTAAGAGATGTCTTTGCAGCGACGAATGAAGCGAAAGTACGCGGCTATAAAAAGGGACGCTTTAGTTTTAACGTAAAAGGTGGAAGATGTGAAGCTTGTCGTGGGGATGGCATTATTAAAATTGAAATGCACTTTTTGCCAGACGTGTATGTCCCATGCGAAATCTGTCACGGCAAACGATATAATCGAGAAACGTTAGAAGTACGTTATAAAGGAAAGAATATTGCAGATGTCTTAGGGATGACTGTAGAAGATGCACTCGTCTTTTTTGAAAACATCCCGAAAATCCGCCGGAAATTGCAAACAATTGTTGATGTAGGTCTCGGTTATATTAAACTTGGCCAGCCGGCGACGACTTTATCAGGCGGTGAAGCGCAACGTGTCAAACTCGCGTCTGAATTGCATAAACGTTCAAACGGTAAATCTATTTACATTTTAGATGAACCAACGACGGGACTCCATGCACATGACATTGCGAAACTACTCATTGTCCTCCAACGACTCGTTGATACAGGAAATACAGTCTTAGTGATCGAGCATAATTTAGATGTCATTAAAACTGTAGACCATATTATTGATCTTGGACCAGAAGGAGGCGACAAAGGTGGTCAAATCATTGCAACAGGTACACCAGAAGAAGTCGCCAAAGTCGAGAAGTCTTATACTGGAAAATATTTAAAACCGATACTTGAGCGTGACCGTCAGCGGATGAAGAAAATAATTAAAGATGCTGAAACGGTTGCTGATTGA
- the lgt gene encoding prolipoprotein diacylglyceryl transferase, producing the protein MLNLLAINPVAFSLGGLEIRWYGILIATGIVLAFMVVQREMVKRGMHPDFLTDLLVWAVPISILSARIYYVIFSWDNYKNNPIDAIKIWEGGIAIHGALIGAFATAYVFTKLRGVSFWKTVDIAAPGILIGQIIGRWGNFMNQEAHGGPVSEQFLETTIIPDWIMNQMTIDGVTYHPTFLYESLWNLVGLVIILLLRRFALKRGEMFLFYLTWYSIGRYFIEGMRTDSLYGGALRAAQVVSIVTIVVAIVLFVVRRYVQKVNTTYQEK; encoded by the coding sequence ATGCTTAATTTACTTGCAATTAATCCAGTTGCTTTTTCGCTAGGTGGCCTAGAGATTCGTTGGTATGGCATTTTGATTGCCACAGGAATTGTATTAGCATTTATGGTTGTTCAACGCGAGATGGTCAAGCGTGGCATGCATCCAGACTTTTTAACCGATTTACTTGTCTGGGCTGTGCCTATTTCGATTTTGAGTGCAAGAATATACTATGTGATTTTCTCTTGGGATAACTATAAAAATAATCCAATTGATGCAATTAAAATATGGGAAGGCGGCATTGCGATACATGGCGCGTTGATAGGCGCATTTGCTACGGCTTATGTGTTTACTAAATTGCGCGGAGTATCCTTTTGGAAGACAGTTGATATCGCTGCACCCGGCATATTAATTGGGCAAATTATCGGTAGATGGGGCAATTTTATGAACCAGGAAGCGCATGGCGGTCCTGTTTCAGAACAGTTCCTGGAAACGACTATTATTCCGGATTGGATCATGAACCAGATGACTATTGATGGGGTAACGTATCACCCGACGTTTTTATATGAATCACTTTGGAATTTAGTCGGCCTTGTGATCATTTTATTATTACGACGCTTTGCTTTAAAACGTGGCGAAATGTTTTTATTTTACCTCACTTGGTACTCCATCGGACGTTATTTCATAGAAGGCATGCGTACGGATAGTTTGTACGGGGGCGCATTACGTGCAGCGCAAGTAGTTTCAATTGTGACGATTGTGGTGGCGATTGTCTTATTTGTCGTCAGAAGATATGTACAAAAAGTAAATACAACTTATCAAGAAAAATAG
- the uvrB gene encoding excinuclease ABC subunit UvrB, protein METFNLQAPYAPAGDQPEAIQQLIEGVNRGERHQTLLGATGTGKTFTVSNVVKEINKPTLVMAHNKTLAGQLYSEFKEFFPDNAVEYFVSYYDYFQPEAYVAHTDTYIEKDASVNDEIDKLRHSATSALFERNDVLIVASVSCIYGLGSPKEYRDMVVSIRKGMEIGRDELLRKFVGIQYSRNDLNFTRGTFRVRGDVVELFPASRDERCMRIEFFGDEIDRIREVDALTGEVIGDREHVAVFPASHFVTGEEKMLQAIENIEVELEEQLAKLKRENKLLEAQRLEQRTRYDLEMMKEMGFCSGIENYSRHLTLRPPGASPYTLLDYFPDDFLLVVDESHVTLPQVRGMFNGDQARKQVLVDHGFRLPSALDNRPLRFEEFEERIREAIYVSATPGPYEIEHTPKMIEQIIRPTGLLDPTIDVRPIEGQIDDMLHEINLRIERNERVLITTLTKKMSEDLTDYLKEIGIKVQYLHSEIKTLERIEIIRELRLGTYDVLVGINLLREGIDIPEVSLVAILDADKEGFLRSERSLIQTIGRAARNSEGHVIMYADRMTDSMTKAISETERRREIQEAYNKEHDITPKTIKKEIHEVIRATEVAEERETYLDKITHGKKLTKEEKESMLTVLEKEMKEAAKDLQFELAAQLRDAILELKAER, encoded by the coding sequence GTGGAAACATTTAATTTGCAAGCTCCATATGCCCCAGCCGGAGATCAACCAGAGGCGATTCAACAACTGATTGAAGGGGTTAATCGAGGAGAAAGACATCAAACGTTACTTGGAGCGACCGGTACAGGAAAAACATTTACGGTCTCCAATGTTGTGAAAGAAATTAATAAACCGACGTTAGTGATGGCCCACAACAAAACATTGGCAGGCCAACTGTATAGTGAATTTAAAGAGTTTTTCCCGGATAACGCTGTAGAATACTTCGTTAGTTATTATGATTATTTTCAACCAGAAGCTTATGTTGCGCATACAGATACGTATATTGAAAAAGACGCGAGTGTGAACGATGAAATTGATAAGTTGCGACACTCAGCAACTTCAGCTTTATTCGAAAGAAATGATGTGCTTATCGTCGCTTCCGTATCATGCATATATGGGCTAGGTTCACCAAAAGAGTATCGAGATATGGTCGTATCGATTCGGAAAGGAATGGAAATCGGCCGAGATGAATTGCTACGGAAATTTGTGGGTATTCAATACTCGCGCAATGATTTGAATTTTACTCGCGGTACATTTCGCGTTCGCGGCGATGTCGTTGAATTGTTTCCTGCATCAAGAGATGAACGTTGTATGCGGATTGAGTTTTTTGGCGATGAGATTGACCGCATTCGTGAAGTTGATGCATTAACAGGAGAGGTTATCGGTGACAGAGAACATGTCGCTGTATTCCCGGCTTCCCACTTCGTCACAGGTGAAGAGAAAATGTTACAAGCGATTGAAAATATTGAAGTGGAATTGGAAGAACAATTAGCTAAATTGAAGCGTGAAAATAAGTTACTCGAAGCACAACGATTAGAGCAACGTACACGCTACGATTTAGAAATGATGAAAGAAATGGGCTTTTGCTCGGGGATTGAAAACTATTCAAGACATTTAACGCTTCGCCCTCCAGGTGCCTCACCGTATACGTTACTTGACTATTTCCCGGATGACTTCCTGTTAGTTGTCGATGAAAGTCACGTCACCTTACCGCAAGTGCGTGGGATGTTTAATGGAGACCAGGCGAGAAAACAAGTTTTAGTCGATCACGGTTTTCGTCTGCCGTCAGCACTAGATAACCGCCCGCTTCGTTTTGAGGAATTTGAGGAACGAATTCGTGAAGCGATTTATGTGTCTGCCACGCCAGGACCTTATGAAATAGAACACACACCGAAAATGATTGAACAAATTATTCGTCCAACAGGTTTATTGGATCCGACAATAGATGTTCGACCAATAGAAGGACAAATTGATGATATGCTGCATGAAATTAATTTGCGAATTGAAAGAAATGAACGCGTACTCATTACGACATTAACGAAGAAAATGTCTGAGGATTTAACTGATTATTTAAAAGAAATCGGGATTAAAGTACAATATCTTCATTCGGAAATAAAAACGTTAGAAAGAATAGAAATAATTAGAGAGTTAAGACTTGGTACGTATGATGTTCTCGTTGGCATTAATTTGCTCAGAGAGGGTATTGATATTCCAGAAGTGTCACTTGTTGCGATTCTTGATGCTGACAAAGAAGGTTTTTTACGTTCTGAACGTTCATTAATTCAAACAATTGGAAGAGCAGCTAGAAATTCAGAAGGGCATGTCATTATGTATGCAGACCGCATGACAGATTCGATGACTAAAGCTATTAGTGAAACGGAAAGACGTCGTGAAATTCAAGAGGCTTATAATAAAGAGCATGACATTACACCGAAAACAATCAAGAAAGAAATTCATGAAGTAATCCGTGCTACAGAAGTTGCGGAAGAACGAGAAACGTATCTTGATAAAATTACACATGGTAAGAAACTAACGAAAGAAGAGAAAGAGTCTATGTTAACGGTTCTTGAGAAAGAAATGAAAGAAGCCGCGAAAGATTTGCAATTCGAACTAGCTGCTCAGTTAAGGGATGCCATTTTAGAGTTAAAGGCAGAAAGGTAG
- a CDS encoding DapH/DapD/GlmU-related protein → MRRTERYRAKGGANSLWHIYRTVPFWKVAKNFVVIQLSRYTPFIPVKNFLFRTFLKMKIGEKTSFALMVMPDVMFPERITVGDNSIIGYNTTILAHEYLIDEYRIGDVVIGENVLIGANTTILPGVHIGDNAIVSAATLVNRDIPPGVFAGGNPVRIIYSKEEMEKRHEQFSLE, encoded by the coding sequence ATGAGAAGGACGGAGCGATATCGTGCAAAAGGCGGTGCGAATTCGCTTTGGCATATTTATCGAACAGTACCGTTTTGGAAAGTGGCTAAAAACTTCGTGGTTATTCAATTATCACGCTATACCCCATTTATTCCTGTCAAGAATTTTTTGTTTCGAACATTTTTAAAGATGAAAATCGGAGAAAAAACTTCCTTTGCTCTAATGGTAATGCCCGACGTCATGTTCCCTGAAAGAATCACGGTAGGTGATAATTCAATTATCGGCTATAATACAACCATCCTTGCTCATGAATATTTAATTGATGAATATAGGATTGGTGACGTGGTAATTGGGGAAAACGTATTAATAGGTGCCAATACAACGATCTTGCCGGGCGTTCATATTGGCGACAATGCGATTGTATCAGCAGCAACACTTGTGAACCGAGATATACCGCCGGGCGTTTTTGCTGGCGGTAACCCCGTGCGAATTATTTATTCGAAGGAAGAAATGGAGAAACGTCACGAACAATTTTCACTTGAATAA